The DNA window CGCCAGCAGCAGCAGCCAGCGTGACCGCGCAAAGAGCTGCAACGGCGGCAGACTGCCCCGCACGGCCAAGATCAGGCACAGCCCGATTGCGGCAAGGCTAAAGCGGTACCAGACGATGGTAAACGGCGCCATCGTCTCCAGCACTTCTTTCATTGCGATTGGCAGCGCGCCCCAACAAACAGCCGTTGTCAGCGCTAAAAAAATGCCTATGCCAGCCTGCTGTTTTGTTTCCATGATACCCGTATAAGCACCAGGGGAGAGAGGTGTCCATAAATATAAAAAGCCCCGCAACGAATTGCGGGGCTTTTTTCTATGTAGGACCGGCTCGAAAAATTACTCAGCTTCGATGCTGATGAATTTACGGTTGCTCGGGCCTTTCACTTCGAATTTGACTTTACCGTCTTTCAAAGCGAACAGAGTGTGATCTTTGCCGCAACCCACGTTGCTACCAGCGTGGAATTTGGTGCCGCGCTGACGAACGATGATGCTGCCAGCCAGTACTGCTTCGCCGCCGAAGCGTTTTACGCCCAGACGTTTGGATTCGGAATCACGACCGTTACGAGTCGAGCCGCCAGCCTTTTTGTGTGCCATTAATCTGCTCTCCTAACTTAAGCGCTGATGCCGGTGATTTTTACATCAGTGAACCACTGACGGTGGCCCTGCTGCTTACGGTGGTGTTTACGGCGACGAAACTTAACGATTTTAACTTTCTCGCCACGACCGTGAGCAACGACTTCAGCTTTGATCTTGCCGCCATCGACGTAAGGAACGCCGATTTTGATATCATCGCCATTTGCGATCATCAGAATCTGGTCAAACTCAACCGCTTCACCAGTTGCGATGTCCAGCTTTTCCAAGCGAACGGTCTGACCTTCGCTTACTCGGTGTTGTTTACCACCACTTTGGAAAACCGCGTACATATAAAACTCCGCTTTCCGCGTGCTTAACTGTTCAGTACAGAGCGCGCTATAAATATTCACAATAGGGCGCGAATTCTACGCAATAATCCCGCGCATGACAAG is part of the Gibbsiella quercinecans genome and encodes:
- the rpmA gene encoding 50S ribosomal protein L27 translates to MAHKKAGGSTRNGRDSESKRLGVKRFGGEAVLAGSIIVRQRGTKFHAGSNVGCGKDHTLFALKDGKVKFEVKGPSNRKFISIEAE
- the rplU gene encoding 50S ribosomal protein L21, with product MYAVFQSGGKQHRVSEGQTVRLEKLDIATGEAVEFDQILMIANGDDIKIGVPYVDGGKIKAEVVAHGRGEKVKIVKFRRRKHHRKQQGHRQWFTDVKITGISA